In the Candidatus Omnitrophota bacterium genome, one interval contains:
- a CDS encoding MarR family transcriptional regulator, whose product MATELDRLNNEAVLKLVRISEALVKAGDRFFSKYGVTTTQYDVLVILKYSEKRVTQSDLGGHRVVSRSNITGIIDRLEKLGLVKREGSADDRRVKYTAITQKGKDLIKKVEEKYFDILKQIAWFLGENDKRELANIIGRLEKGLRRTEDVLL is encoded by the coding sequence ATGGCTACCGAACTGGACAGGCTGAATAACGAGGCGGTATTAAAGCTGGTGCGCATTTCCGAGGCGCTTGTAAAAGCCGGCGACAGGTTTTTCAGCAAATATGGGGTCACGACCACCCAATACGACGTTTTAGTCATACTGAAGTATTCGGAGAAGAGGGTCACGCAAAGCGACTTGGGCGGCCATCGCGTCGTATCCCGCTCGAACATAACCGGTATCATCGACAGGCTCGAGAAACTCGGCCTCGTGAAGAGGGAAGGCAGCGCGGATGACCGCCGGGTGAAATATACCGCGATAACGCAGAAAGGGAAGGACCTGATAAAGAAGGTCGAGGAGAAATATTTCGATATCCTTAAACAGATCGCGTGGTTCCTGGGCGAAAATGACAAACGCGAGCTTGCCAATATCATAGGCAGGCTCGAAAAGGGGCTAAGGAGGACCGAAGATGTATTACTTTAA
- a CDS encoding NUDIX hydrolase, with amino-acid sequence MAKFKLQKKTLVYDGRIVRLVVSDGLIRGRKARWEVVHHIGSVGIIPFLTKDKVVLVEQFRYAVGERLLEIPAGTLHKGEAPLSAAKREIQEEIGYAAGRLEKINIFYPSPGVTDEFVIIYKATGLRPSKLAADFDEDIKVRTVKLSDALRYIKEGRIRDAKTIIALLLAAEKG; translated from the coding sequence ATGGCAAAATTTAAACTCCAAAAGAAGACGCTTGTCTACGACGGCAGGATAGTGCGCCTCGTCGTAAGCGACGGGTTGATTAGGGGCCGCAAGGCGAGGTGGGAGGTGGTCCACCATATCGGCTCTGTCGGAATAATCCCGTTCCTCACTAAAGACAAAGTCGTGCTGGTCGAGCAATTCCGTTACGCAGTCGGCGAAAGGCTCCTTGAGATACCGGCCGGCACACTGCACAAAGGCGAAGCCCCTCTCTCGGCGGCCAAGAGGGAGATACAAGAGGAGATAGGTTACGCGGCCGGCAGGCTCGAGAAGATCAATATATTCTACCCTTCGCCCGGCGTCACGGATGAGTTTGTGATAATTTACAAGGCGACAGGCCTCAGGCCCTCCAAGCTCGCGGCTGATTTCGACGAGGACATAAAGGTAAGAACGGTGAAGCTTTCGGACGCGTTAAGATATATAAAAGAAGGCAGGATAAGGGACGCGAAGACGATAATCGCGCTCTTACTTGCCGCGGAGAAGGGATGA
- a CDS encoding cold-shock protein, whose product MAKGKVKWFSDQKGYGFITPENGKDVFVHHSSIQGEGYKSLTEGQEVEFEVEKGPKGEQATKVVKL is encoded by the coding sequence ATGGCAAAAGGTAAGGTAAAGTGGTTCAGCGACCAGAAAGGTTACGGATTCATTACTCCTGAGAACGGCAAGGATGTATTCGTACATCACAGCTCGATCCAGGGTGAAGGTTATAAATCTTTAACCGAGGGACAGGAAGTCGAGTTCGAAGTCGAAAAGGGTCCCAAGGGTGAGCAGGCTACGAAAGTAGTAAAGCTCTAA
- the ndhC gene encoding NADH-quinone oxidoreductase subunit A, giving the protein MIADYGYVGLFLLFGIVFVAGAFIVSWFLRPRDPNPAKRSCYECGEVVKGSSWIQFNVRYYLIALIFVVFDVEVLFLVPWAVIFRELGIVAFVEMIIFIAILIAGLAYAWKKGALEWQ; this is encoded by the coding sequence ATGATAGCGGATTACGGATACGTAGGTTTATTTCTCCTCTTCGGAATCGTTTTTGTGGCAGGGGCCTTTATCGTCTCCTGGTTCCTGAGGCCGCGCGACCCCAACCCGGCCAAGAGATCCTGCTACGAGTGCGGCGAAGTAGTAAAGGGCAGCTCGTGGATACAGTTTAACGTCCGGTACTACCTCATCGCCCTTATATTCGTCGTCTTCGACGTCGAAGTCCTCTTCCTCGTGCCCTGGGCGGTCATCTTCCGCGAGCTTGGGATAGTCGCCTTCGTTGAGATGATAATCTTTATAGCCATCCTTATAGCCGGCCTCGCATACGCCTGGAAGAAAGGAGCCCTCGAATGGCAGTGA
- a CDS encoding NADH-quinone oxidoreductase subunit B: MAVIEKIPASGLIEKFPGGGIVLATGENVLKWSKASSLWPLTFGLACCAFEMMAAGASRFDIDRFGAGVFRASPRQCDVMIVAGTICAKMGDCMKRIYAQMPEPKYVIAMGNCAISGGIFHRDTYSVVKGTEALGIPVDVYIPGCPPRPENLLFGLIKLQEKIRKEKRAR; this comes from the coding sequence ATGGCAGTGATCGAGAAGATACCTGCCTCGGGGCTCATAGAAAAATTTCCGGGCGGCGGTATCGTCCTTGCTACCGGAGAGAACGTATTGAAATGGAGTAAGGCCTCATCCCTGTGGCCCTTGACCTTCGGCCTTGCCTGCTGCGCTTTTGAGATGATGGCGGCAGGCGCTTCGCGGTTCGACATTGACCGCTTTGGCGCCGGCGTCTTCCGCGCATCCCCCAGGCAGTGCGACGTGATGATAGTCGCCGGGACGATCTGCGCCAAGATGGGCGACTGCATGAAACGGATCTACGCCCAGATGCCCGAGCCCAAATACGTCATCGCAATGGGAAATTGCGCGATCTCAGGCGGGATCTTCCACCGCGACACATATTCCGTGGTCAAAGGGACCGAGGCGCTGGGAATACCTGTCGACGTTTACATCCCCGGCTGCCCTCCCCGTCCGGAGAACCTGCTCTTCGGGCTGATAAAACTCCAGGAAAAGATCAGGAAGGAAAAACGTGCCCGCTGA